Proteins encoded by one window of Pseudomonas sp. PSKL.D1:
- a CDS encoding GAD-like domain-containing protein: MDEAYSLFIEQMGEPVFRQEVPLSSMERYKGVMPEKLLEYWKEHGWCGYGEGLFWTVDPQEYEGVIASLINGSKLENRDKYHLVARGAFGDLYLFGENTGFSVKILAHLSRYRGSEYQLTANDMNREVQSFFLSKDKESVDFDDMFEPAKKKLGILDPTEMYGFVPALTFGGPCDLAHLEKVNAVEHLLGSVRNPEKPNRHPSDAEFL; this comes from the coding sequence ATGGATGAAGCTTACTCCCTATTTATCGAACAAATGGGTGAACCTGTATTCCGACAGGAAGTACCTCTTTCGAGCATGGAACGGTACAAAGGAGTAATGCCGGAAAAATTGCTGGAATACTGGAAAGAGCATGGTTGGTGTGGATATGGTGAAGGGCTATTCTGGACTGTCGACCCTCAGGAATATGAAGGGGTCATCGCCTCACTCATCAATGGCTCAAAATTAGAAAACAGAGACAAATATCACCTTGTCGCGCGCGGCGCGTTTGGCGATCTGTACTTATTTGGAGAGAACACAGGTTTTTCCGTAAAAATTCTGGCTCACCTATCGCGATACAGAGGAAGCGAATATCAGTTGACGGCGAATGACATGAACAGGGAAGTCCAAAGCTTTTTCCTCAGCAAAGATAAAGAATCTGTCGACTTCGATGACATGTTCGAACCAGCGAAGAAAAAACTCGGCATCCTAGATCCTACTGAAATGTATGGTTTCGTCCCCGCTCTAACATTCGGCGGACCATGCGACCTTGCTCACCTCGAAAAAGTTAACGCTGTCGAGCATTTACTAGGCTCTGTACGAAATCCCGAGAAACCCAATCGCCACCCTTCGGACGCTGAATTTCTGTAG
- a CDS encoding DUF6861 domain-containing protein, whose translation MYLHHLVPSWLEIESRVIDKMGYQTGGHFRGPNNEEVATLGLNLRRVGAVRTAFNRAEWQAAHLLRQRFAELDINSIVDELLKVVAQMAMIVAGSTITGGLIGAGAGLFTAGAGVIPFAGAGAAMGLTVSGWILGVLGLASVAEFFIDDLPRIGEYYLNGIHAAWEGTCGHESAGPLCRDDPFAISKATHHIALGHVEMVVLLLGGIVAYLTRGRGDARVLAQEMAASSKGARLGQWMLKHEEGLKQRPDLQRQERRTGAVDEPQPNRPASKDKEPSTGKPGSMPLHTVACFKADNLPVSKHAEFERQLKGQQEGLNRLTVEEFLENINNPVHRNPAIARRERIKFEHNLQSRLQSELSTKMSPSEARKLSIEQAKETMSSLAALHNPDLIAGGRDAITDFGDRQVNSTIGPQWKSKIQAMKAAAERAETSSSETTHMNVRLHKC comes from the coding sequence ATGTATCTGCACCACCTCGTGCCCTCATGGCTCGAGATCGAATCTCGTGTCATCGACAAAATGGGCTACCAGACCGGTGGCCACTTTCGCGGCCCCAACAATGAAGAAGTCGCCACCCTCGGCCTGAACCTGCGCCGGGTCGGCGCGGTGCGCACCGCGTTCAACCGGGCCGAATGGCAGGCCGCGCACCTGCTGCGCCAGCGCTTTGCCGAACTGGACATCAACAGCATCGTCGACGAGTTGCTGAAGGTGGTGGCGCAGATGGCGATGATCGTCGCCGGCAGCACCATCACCGGCGGGCTGATCGGTGCCGGGGCCGGGCTGTTCACCGCCGGTGCCGGCGTCATCCCCTTTGCCGGCGCGGGCGCGGCCATGGGGCTTACGGTGAGCGGCTGGATCCTCGGCGTGCTCGGGCTGGCGTCGGTTGCCGAGTTCTTCATCGACGACCTGCCGCGTATCGGCGAGTACTACCTCAATGGCATCCACGCGGCCTGGGAAGGCACCTGTGGCCATGAAAGCGCCGGCCCGCTGTGCCGCGACGACCCGTTCGCGATCTCCAAGGCCACCCACCACATTGCCCTCGGCCATGTGGAGATGGTGGTGCTGTTGCTGGGCGGGATTGTGGCGTACCTCACCCGTGGGCGTGGCGATGCGAGGGTGCTAGCGCAGGAAATGGCGGCCAGCAGCAAAGGGGCACGGCTGGGGCAGTGGATGCTCAAGCATGAAGAGGGGTTGAAGCAGCGGCCGGATTTGCAAAGGCAGGAGCGGCGCACGGGGGCGGTGGATGAGCCGCAGCCCAATCGGCCAGCGAGTAAAGACAAGGAGCCTTCCACGGGCAAGCCCGGTAGCATGCCGTTGCATACGGTGGCGTGTTTCAAGGCGGACAACTTGCCGGTGTCCAAGCATGCCGAGTTCGAGCGGCAGTTGAAGGGGCAGCAGGAGGGGTTGAACCGGCTGACGGTTGAAGAATTCCTGGAAAATATCAACAACCCTGTGCATCGAAACCCTGCCATCGCCAGACGAGAACGAATAAAGTTTGAACACAATCTACAAAGCAGATTGCAGAGCGAATTATCGACAAAAATGAGCCCCAGCGAGGCAAGAAAACTGTCAATTGAGCAAGCTAAAGAGACAATGTCCTCGCTCGCAGCACTGCATAACCCCGATCTCATCGCGGGAGGGAGAGATGCCATTACGGATTTTGGCGACCGGCAGGTTAACTCGACCATCGGTCCACAATGGAAGAGCAAGATTCAGGCAATGAAAGCAGCTGCAGAGAGGGCGGAGACATCGAGTAGCGAAACCACCCACATGAATGTGCGTCTGCACAAGTGCTAG
- the queF gene encoding NADPH-dependent 7-cyano-7-deazaguanine reductase QueF (Catalyzes the NADPH-dependent reduction of 7-cyano-7-deazaguanine (preQ0) to 7-aminomethyl-7-deazaguanine (preQ1) in queuosine biosynthesis) produces MHPAAEHSPLGKSSEYIATYTPSLLFPIPRTAKWAELGVTAQTLPWQGVDYWNCFELSWLLPSGKPVVAIGEFAIPAGSPNIIESKSFKLYLNSLNQTVFASIEELQACLVKDLSAAAGKPVGVQVRTLADVEAQGVVALPGQCIDALDVAISNYEQPQPELLRCNPDRVVEETVHSHLLKSNCPVTGQPDWGSVVVEYKGRALDHGSLLTYLISFRQHADFHEQCVERIYLDLKNLLQPEHLTVYARYVRRGGLDINPYRSMGAISPVNGRLVRQ; encoded by the coding sequence ATGCATCCCGCCGCCGAACATTCCCCGCTGGGCAAGTCCAGCGAATACATCGCCACCTACACGCCTTCGCTGCTGTTCCCGATCCCGCGCACGGCCAAGTGGGCGGAACTGGGCGTCACCGCCCAGACCTTACCCTGGCAGGGCGTGGATTACTGGAACTGTTTCGAACTGTCGTGGCTGTTGCCGTCGGGCAAGCCGGTGGTCGCCATTGGCGAGTTCGCCATCCCGGCCGGCTCGCCGAACATCATCGAGTCGAAGTCATTCAAGCTGTACCTCAACTCGCTCAACCAGACCGTGTTCGCTTCGATCGAAGAACTGCAGGCGTGCCTGGTGAAGGATTTGTCGGCGGCCGCCGGCAAGCCGGTGGGTGTACAGGTGCGGACGCTGGCCGATGTGGAGGCGCAAGGTGTGGTGGCGCTGCCGGGGCAGTGCATCGATGCGCTGGACGTGGCCATCAGTAACTACGAACAACCTCAACCCGAGCTGCTGCGTTGCAACCCGGATCGGGTGGTGGAAGAGACGGTGCACAGCCACCTGCTCAAGTCTAACTGCCCGGTGACCGGCCAGCCGGACTGGGGCAGCGTGGTGGTGGAGTACAAGGGCAGGGCGTTGGACCACGGCAGCTTGCTGACTTACCTGATCAGCTTCCGCCAGCATGCCGACTTCCATGAGCAGTGCGTGGAGCGGATTTACCTGGACTTGAAAAACCTGCTGCAGCCGGAGCACCTGACCGTGTATGCGCGGTATGTGCGCCGGGGTGGGCTGGATATCAACCCGTATCGCAGCATGGGGGCGATCAGCCCGGTGAATGGGCGGTTGGTTCGGCAGTGA
- a CDS encoding cupredoxin domain-containing protein — MKYLFIAAALALTSLPAFADEAKTFAFGEPAPAAKATRTVEVVLKDISFEPNNLQVKAGETVRFVLINEGKLPHEFNLGDKAMHAEHQKEMIAMQGKLYTAGMNHEGMDHGQMNHGAHGHDAGNTVLVQPGQRAELTWTFRKSAPIEFACNVPGHYQAGMVGPLTIE, encoded by the coding sequence ATGAAATACCTGTTCATCGCCGCCGCCCTTGCCCTGACAAGCCTGCCCGCGTTCGCGGACGAGGCCAAAACCTTCGCGTTCGGCGAACCGGCCCCGGCAGCCAAAGCCACCCGCACCGTCGAAGTGGTGCTCAAGGACATCAGCTTCGAGCCTAATAACCTGCAGGTAAAGGCCGGCGAAACCGTGCGCTTCGTGCTGATCAACGAAGGCAAACTGCCCCACGAATTCAACCTCGGTGACAAGGCCATGCACGCCGAGCACCAGAAGGAAATGATCGCCATGCAGGGCAAGCTGTACACCGCCGGGATGAATCACGAAGGCATGGACCACGGCCAGATGAACCATGGCGCCCATGGCCATGACGCCGGCAACACGGTGCTGGTGCAGCCCGGCCAGCGCGCCGAACTGACCTGGACCTTCCGTAAGTCGGCGCCCATCGAGTTTGCCTGCAACGTGCCGGGGCATTACCAGGCCGGCATGGTCGGGCCGTTGACCATCGAGTGA
- a CDS encoding GAD-like domain-containing protein, producing MDEIFSTLIETIGASNSRREVPPSSIVRYENRLPSQLLRYWAEHGWCGYGDGLFWTVNPQEYEGVVASWIQGTHLEKRDTYHMIARSAFGDLYLFGEKTGFSLSIDSPLSRYIGNDIDIGAIGMDRAVQNFFLSVDKDANDFDELFEPANKKLGPLASDEMYGFVPALALGGKVDLKHLEKVKAIEHLILLSQITQLEPYSFSDF from the coding sequence ATGGACGAAATCTTCTCAACCTTAATTGAAACAATTGGAGCCTCGAACTCCAGAAGGGAAGTACCACCCTCAAGCATTGTACGCTACGAAAACAGACTACCCTCTCAACTCTTGCGCTATTGGGCCGAACATGGCTGGTGCGGATATGGCGACGGCTTGTTCTGGACAGTAAATCCTCAAGAGTACGAAGGTGTCGTGGCGTCCTGGATACAGGGCACGCACCTGGAGAAACGTGACACGTACCACATGATTGCCCGCAGTGCTTTTGGCGACCTTTATCTATTTGGTGAAAAAACCGGATTTTCATTAAGTATCGATAGCCCTCTCTCTCGCTACATTGGCAACGACATCGACATCGGTGCAATCGGAATGGATCGAGCGGTGCAAAATTTCTTTTTATCTGTAGACAAAGACGCCAATGATTTCGATGAACTTTTCGAGCCCGCTAATAAAAAGCTTGGCCCGCTGGCCTCTGATGAAATGTATGGCTTTGTTCCAGCCTTGGCACTTGGAGGAAAAGTAGATCTCAAGCACTTGGAAAAAGTAAAGGCTATTGAGCACCTCATCCTGCTTTCGCAAATCACTCAGCTTGAACCTTACAGTTTTTCGGACTTCTAA
- the cinR gene encoding two-component system response regulator CinR, with protein sequence MKLLIVEDQARTGQYLSQGLNEAGFATELAADGETGQYLALTGDHDLLILDVMLPGRDGWQILQAVRSAGLDTPVLFLTARDAVEDRVHGLELGADDYLVKPFAFSELLARVRSLLRRGANPSQDTTLSLADLRLDLIRRRAERAGQRIDLTAKEISLLELLLRRQGEVLPKSLIASQVWDMNFDSDTNVIEVAIRRLRLKIDDPHTRKLIHTVRGMGYVLEERQD encoded by the coding sequence ATGAAACTGCTGATCGTCGAAGACCAGGCCCGGACCGGCCAATACCTCAGCCAAGGCCTCAATGAGGCGGGTTTTGCCACGGAGCTGGCCGCCGATGGCGAAACCGGCCAGTACCTGGCGCTGACCGGCGATCACGACCTGCTGATCCTCGACGTGATGCTGCCCGGTCGCGATGGTTGGCAGATTCTTCAGGCGGTACGCAGCGCCGGGCTCGATACCCCGGTACTGTTCCTCACTGCCCGTGACGCCGTGGAGGACCGGGTGCATGGCCTGGAGTTGGGTGCCGACGATTATCTGGTCAAACCCTTTGCCTTCTCCGAGCTGCTGGCCCGGGTACGCAGCCTGTTGCGCCGTGGCGCCAACCCGAGCCAGGACACCACCCTGAGCCTGGCCGACCTGCGCCTGGACCTGATCCGCCGCCGCGCCGAACGCGCCGGCCAGCGCATCGACCTGACCGCCAAGGAAATCTCCCTGCTTGAATTGCTGTTGCGGCGCCAGGGCGAAGTGCTGCCCAAATCGCTGATCGCCTCGCAGGTGTGGGACATGAACTTCGACAGCGACACCAACGTGATCGAAGTTGCCATCCGCCGCCTGCGGCTGAAAATCGACGACCCACACACCCGCAAGCTGATCCACACCGTGCGCGGCATGGGTTATGTACTCGAAGAGCGCCAGGACTGA
- a CDS encoding heavy metal sensor histidine kinase — translation MRKVSLANRLALLFAACTAAVSLGAGLLFSRASEQHFIELDQQLLESRLSLLGTQLSGVKTPTDLQARLPALRNELSHQADLAVRISGSDGSLWYASREALPATPGTTRLSTLHANGTDYRSLAQQPADGPRLTLFLDITHHQHFLQGMQRLIWLTVGLSALATALLGAWAARRGLRPLRQMGEVASSVSARSLTTRLPVEQMPEELAELANTVNAMLQRLDDAFQRLSAFSSDIAHELRTPLSNLLTHTQVTLTRPRSLEEYREALHGNLEELQWMAQMINDMLFLAKADHGLLVPGQAPLALHEDVDALLEYYAPLADDGHVHLAREGEALLQGDRHMLRRALSNLLDNALRFTPAGGQICVKLEPGVRICVANTGAAIDAASLPRLFDRFYRVDPARQEGSSEHAGLGLAITRSIVQAHGGSIRAECSDGWTQFVIELPAHR, via the coding sequence ATGCGCAAGGTTTCACTCGCCAACCGCCTGGCCTTGCTGTTCGCTGCCTGCACGGCGGCGGTTTCCCTGGGCGCCGGTTTGCTGTTCAGCCGCGCCAGCGAACAGCACTTCATCGAACTGGACCAACAGTTGCTGGAGTCGCGCCTGTCATTGCTGGGCACTCAGCTGTCAGGGGTTAAAACCCCCACCGACCTTCAGGCCCGCCTGCCCGCGCTGCGCAATGAACTCAGCCACCAGGCCGACCTGGCCGTACGCATCAGTGGCAGCGACGGCAGCCTCTGGTACGCCAGCCGTGAGGCACTGCCCGCAACGCCAGGCACCACGCGCCTGAGCACCCTGCATGCCAACGGCACCGATTATCGTAGCCTCGCCCAGCAGCCAGCCGACGGCCCTCGCCTGACTCTGTTTCTGGACATCACCCACCACCAGCACTTTTTGCAAGGCATGCAGCGGCTGATCTGGCTCACTGTCGGCCTGTCGGCCTTGGCCACGGCTTTACTCGGTGCCTGGGCGGCCCGCCGTGGGTTGCGCCCGTTACGGCAGATGGGCGAGGTGGCAAGCAGCGTTTCAGCACGCTCGCTGACCACACGCTTGCCCGTGGAGCAGATGCCAGAAGAACTGGCGGAACTGGCCAATACCGTGAACGCCATGCTGCAGCGGCTGGACGACGCCTTCCAGCGCCTGTCGGCGTTTTCTTCCGACATCGCCCACGAACTGCGCACGCCCCTGTCCAACCTGCTTACCCACACGCAGGTTACCCTCACCCGCCCGCGCAGCCTGGAGGAATACCGCGAGGCCTTGCATGGCAACCTGGAGGAACTGCAGTGGATGGCACAGATGATCAACGACATGCTGTTCCTGGCCAAGGCCGACCACGGCCTGCTGGTGCCGGGCCAGGCGCCGTTGGCGCTGCATGAAGACGTGGATGCGCTGCTGGAATACTACGCACCGCTGGCGGATGATGGCCATGTGCACCTGGCCCGGGAAGGTGAGGCGTTGTTGCAGGGCGATCGGCACATGCTGCGCCGCGCGCTTTCCAACCTGCTCGACAACGCGCTGCGCTTTACCCCGGCGGGCGGGCAAATTTGCGTGAAGCTGGAGCCGGGGGTTCGCATCTGTGTGGCAAACACCGGTGCCGCGATTGACGCGGCATCACTGCCGAGGCTGTTTGACCGTTTCTATCGCGTAGACCCGGCACGCCAGGAAGGCAGCAGCGAGCATGCAGGGCTGGGGCTGGCGATTACCCGGTCCATCGTGCAAGCCCACGGCGGGAGCATCCGGGCCGAATGCAGCGATGGCTGGACGCAGTTTGTGATCGAATTGCCTGCACATCGGTGA
- a CDS encoding MlaA family lipoprotein gives MRRIGASGLKRVTQACVCASLLLAPVAATQAATEEDPWEAVNRPIFRFNDVLDTYALKPLAKGYQAVTPQFLEDGIHNVFNNVGDVTNLANNVLQLKFHNAGVDTARIIVNTTFGLGGFFDVGTKMGLQRNDEDFGQTLGYWGVPSGPYVVIPLLGPSTVRDGIAKYPDTYTKPYRYIDHVPTRNSIFALDIIDARASLLPAEKLIQGDKYIFIRNAYLQNREFKVKDGEVEDDF, from the coding sequence ATGCGTAGGATCGGTGCCAGTGGGCTCAAGCGAGTCACCCAGGCCTGTGTCTGCGCCAGCTTGCTGCTGGCGCCCGTGGCAGCCACCCAGGCTGCTACCGAGGAAGACCCTTGGGAGGCGGTCAACCGGCCGATCTTCCGCTTCAACGATGTGCTCGACACCTATGCCCTCAAGCCATTGGCCAAAGGTTACCAGGCCGTCACCCCGCAGTTTCTTGAAGACGGCATTCACAATGTCTTCAATAACGTCGGCGACGTCACCAACCTGGCCAACAACGTGCTGCAATTGAAGTTCCACAACGCGGGCGTGGACACCGCACGGATCATCGTCAACACCACCTTCGGCCTGGGCGGCTTCTTCGATGTGGGCACCAAAATGGGCCTGCAGCGCAACGACGAAGATTTCGGCCAGACCCTCGGCTACTGGGGCGTGCCCAGCGGCCCGTACGTGGTCATCCCGCTGCTCGGCCCAAGCACCGTGCGCGACGGCATTGCCAAGTACCCGGACACCTACACCAAACCGTATCGCTACATCGACCATGTGCCGACCCGCAACTCGATCTTCGCGCTGGACATCATCGACGCGCGCGCCAGCCTGTTGCCGGCCGAGAAGCTGATTCAAGGTGACAAGTACATCTTCATCCGCAATGCCTACCTGCAGAACCGTGAGTTCAAGGTGAAGGATGGTGAAGTCGAAGACGACTTCTGA
- a CDS encoding phosphonoacetaldehyde phosphonohydrolase-related protein, with amino-acid sequence MHDAPAFTAVLFGLRGCLVQAADGPPLPAPGALDTLAGLRRQQVPCIWLDDLSGAQSKRLAAVLPDWLPGHSVNGVRWPAPNACWQALMSLATERLDGCVLVSGEPHLLQSGLNAGLWTIGLAACSPSCDLGSQQWQAMSQQEQDLARGKATLALFSLGVHSVIDHLEALDTCLADIAQRRRKGEKP; translated from the coding sequence ATGCACGATGCACCTGCCTTTACCGCTGTGCTGTTCGGCTTGCGCGGTTGCCTGGTACAGGCGGCCGATGGCCCCCCCCTGCCCGCCCCCGGCGCGCTCGACACCCTGGCAGGCCTGCGCCGCCAGCAGGTGCCATGCATCTGGCTTGACGACCTGAGCGGAGCCCAGAGCAAGCGATTGGCCGCCGTGCTGCCAGACTGGTTGCCCGGGCATTCGGTGAACGGTGTGCGCTGGCCGGCACCCAACGCCTGCTGGCAGGCGCTGATGTCACTTGCCACCGAGCGCCTGGATGGCTGTGTGCTGGTCAGCGGCGAACCCCACCTGCTGCAATCGGGCCTGAACGCCGGCTTGTGGACCATCGGCCTGGCTGCCTGCAGCCCCTCCTGCGACCTCGGCTCGCAGCAGTGGCAGGCCATGAGCCAGCAAGAACAGGACCTGGCCCGTGGCAAGGCCACACTGGCACTGTTTAGCCTGGGCGTGCACTCGGTGATCGACCACCTGGAAGCCCTGGACACCTGCCTGGCAGACATCGCCCAACGCCGCCGCAAAGGTGAAAAACCCTGA
- a CDS encoding ATP-binding protein, producing MSLRVRLSLILGTAFIIIWALAAAWMLRDLRQQMMFSLDQRLVASARMVAGLVDQLPQPLAAKGEDAHFSADQFSVPDGMACQVSSLRGEILASNHKHDGAMDDERSGFRDQTIDGASWRTFTYNHGDVRITTADRHMEREALNQSILLAASAPVLMALLGSLGLLWIGLGKGLEPLNRMRDALRRRRADSVEPLQVAGLPSELQPLLDTQNQLFLRIAQTIERERRLTDDAAHELRSPLTAIKTHLQVARMTDGAVREQALEHAEQGTDRMHRTLEQLLMLARVEGSLSFEDGVQCSAEQVARQAVQDAGGGDNRRIVLHLPEQAAQIYLSMPAPLAVAALRNLLDNALRHGGDTQVELDVQMADGQVGFLVRDHGPGIAEGDLQHLTERFWRNGQSGGCGLGLAIVQAIVQRCAGSLKFDSPGDGLRVCLQVPARSGS from the coding sequence ATGAGCCTGCGGGTACGCCTGAGCCTGATCCTGGGCACGGCTTTCATCATCATCTGGGCGCTGGCGGCGGCGTGGATGCTGCGTGACCTGCGCCAGCAGATGATGTTCTCGCTCGACCAGCGCCTGGTGGCGTCGGCGCGCATGGTCGCCGGGCTGGTCGACCAACTGCCGCAACCGCTTGCCGCCAAAGGCGAGGATGCACACTTTTCCGCCGACCAGTTCAGCGTGCCCGACGGCATGGCCTGCCAGGTGAGTTCGCTGCGTGGCGAAATCCTGGCCAGCAACCACAAGCACGACGGCGCCATGGATGACGAGCGCAGTGGCTTCCGTGACCAGACCATCGACGGTGCCTCGTGGCGCACCTTTACCTACAACCATGGTGATGTGCGCATCACCACTGCCGACCGGCACATGGAGCGCGAAGCGCTGAACCAGTCGATTTTGCTGGCGGCTTCCGCGCCGGTGCTGATGGCTTTGCTCGGTAGCCTAGGGCTTTTGTGGATAGGCCTGGGCAAAGGCCTGGAGCCGCTCAACCGCATGCGCGATGCGCTACGCAGGCGGCGTGCAGACAGTGTCGAGCCTTTGCAGGTGGCGGGCTTGCCCAGTGAACTGCAACCGTTGCTCGACACTCAGAACCAGCTGTTTTTGCGCATCGCTCAAACCATCGAGCGTGAACGCCGCCTGACCGACGACGCCGCCCACGAACTGCGCAGCCCACTGACGGCTATCAAGACCCACCTGCAGGTGGCCCGCATGACCGATGGCGCAGTGCGCGAGCAGGCGCTGGAACATGCCGAGCAGGGCACCGACCGCATGCACCGCACGCTTGAGCAACTGCTGATGCTGGCGCGGGTGGAAGGCAGCCTGTCGTTCGAGGATGGCGTGCAGTGCAGCGCCGAGCAGGTGGCCCGCCAGGCGGTGCAGGATGCCGGCGGCGGGGACAACCGGCGGATCGTGTTGCACCTGCCGGAGCAGGCCGCGCAAATTTACCTGAGCATGCCCGCCCCCTTGGCGGTGGCAGCGCTGCGCAACCTGCTGGACAACGCCTTGCGCCACGGCGGAGACACGCAAGTGGAACTGGACGTGCAGATGGCCGACGGGCAAGTGGGTTTCCTGGTACGCGACCATGGGCCGGGGATTGCCGAGGGCGATTTGCAGCACCTTACCGAGCGCTTTTGGCGCAATGGCCAGAGCGGTGGCTGCGGGTTGGGGTTGGCAATCGTGCAGGCGATTGTGCAGCGCTGTGCCGGGAGCCTGAAGTTCGACAGCCCGGGGGACGGGTTGCGGGTGTGTTTGCAGGTGCCGGCGCGTTCAGGTAGTTGA
- a CDS encoding IS5 family transposase (programmed frameshift), translating into MAKRYELSDEAWTVVADLFTETHCRGRPRLSDRLMLDGVLWVLCSGAAWRDMPERFGPWSTVYQRFRGWRNQGTFDQMLKRLHLRLNEQGLIDLQTWMIDSTAVRATRASSGAGKRGPDEPADHALGRSRGGLTTKIHMLCDANGTPLRFLLSGGQASDISYAQPLLDEVSIPSSQRGRPRKRCKWLLADKGYDAEALRRYCDQYRMQPVIPMRSMKRKPKPGLPRLFDRPKYRQRNIIERMFGWLKENRRIVTRFDKLAKSYAAMVSLACSMRCLRHLFSYRA; encoded by the exons ATGGCAAAGCGTTACGAACTCTCGGATGAGGCTTGGACTGTGGTCGCCGATCTCTTCACAGAAACCCATTGCCGGGGGCGGCCCCGCCTGAGCGACCGTCTGATGCTCGATGGCGTGCTTTGGGTACTTTGTTCGGGTGCAGCGTGGCGAGATATGCCGGAACGCTTTGGCCCTTGGTCAACGGTGTATCAACGGTTCCGGGGCTGGCGAAACCAGGGCACATTCGATCAGATGCTCAAACGCTTGCACCTGAGACTGAATGAGCAAGGCTTGATTGATTTGCAAACCTGGATGATCGACTCAACCGCAGTACGCGCAACCCGAGCCTCTTCTGGCGCCGGG AAAAGGGGGCCTGACGAGCCTGCCGATCACGCTCTAGGCCGCAGTCGCGGTGGCCTGACAACCAAGATTCACATGCTCTGCGACGCCAACGGGACACCGTTGCGCTTCCTCCTCTCTGGCGGCCAAGCCAGTGACATCAGCTACGCGCAACCTCTGCTGGACGAAGTCAGCATTCCATCGAGCCAACGAGGCCGCCCGCGTAAACGCTGCAAGTGGTTGCTTGCCGACAAGGGCTACGACGCCGAAGCGCTGCGCCGCTACTGCGACCAATATCGAATGCAACCCGTCATTCCGATGCGTTCGATGAAGCGCAAGCCCAAGCCTGGCTTACCCAGGCTGTTTGACCGCCCCAAGTATCGACAGCGCAACATCATCGAACGCATGTTCGGCTGGCTGAAAGAGAACCGCCGGATCGTGACACGCTTCGACAAGCTCGCAAAAAGCTATGCCGCCATGGTCTCGCTGGCTTGTTCCATGCGATGTTTGCGACATCTCTTTTCGTACAGAGCCTAA
- a CDS encoding DUF4404 family protein, which yields MPARELQERLNSLREQLDRNVPLTDEELAALHEEARQIEAQLKLEEATPDNNLVDGVNLAIERFEAEHPDLTATLRSIANSLHSMGI from the coding sequence ATGCCTGCCCGCGAATTGCAAGAGCGCTTGAACAGCCTGCGCGAGCAACTGGACCGTAACGTGCCGCTTACGGATGAAGAACTGGCCGCACTGCATGAAGAGGCCAGGCAGATCGAAGCGCAGCTCAAGCTTGAAGAAGCCACGCCGGACAACAACCTGGTGGATGGGGTGAACCTGGCCATCGAACGCTTCGAGGCCGAACACCCGGATTTGACCGCCACGCTGCGCAGTATTGCCAACTCGCTGCACAGCATGGGGATTTGA
- a CDS encoding response regulator, protein MHVLLCEDDDLIASGICAGLTAQGLTVDRVANAAGARAMLQAAQFDVMILDLGLPDEDGLKLLRRLRQQGIDLPVLVLTARDAVTDRVDGLQAGADDYLLKPFDLRELAARLHTLLRRVAGRAVNVIEHGPLRYDPSSCEATLAGQHVDLSRREQALLQALLQNPGRVLSSEQLKDCVYGFSDEVESNALNVHIHHLRRKLGNSIVETVRGLGYRLGPAQAPEEAAS, encoded by the coding sequence ATGCACGTTCTGCTCTGCGAGGACGACGACCTGATCGCCAGCGGCATCTGCGCCGGCCTTACTGCCCAGGGCCTGACCGTCGACCGCGTGGCCAACGCGGCGGGCGCCCGGGCGATGCTGCAGGCGGCGCAGTTCGACGTGATGATCCTCGACCTGGGCCTGCCCGACGAAGACGGCCTCAAGCTGCTGCGTCGGCTGCGCCAGCAGGGCATCGACCTGCCGGTGCTGGTGCTCACCGCGCGCGATGCAGTCACCGACCGGGTCGATGGCCTGCAGGCCGGCGCCGACGACTACCTGCTCAAACCCTTCGACCTGCGTGAACTCGCCGCTCGCCTGCATACGCTGCTGCGACGGGTGGCGGGGCGGGCGGTTAACGTGATCGAGCATGGCCCGCTGCGATACGACCCGAGCAGTTGCGAAGCCACTTTGGCCGGCCAGCACGTCGACCTGTCGCGGCGTGAGCAGGCGCTGCTGCAGGCTTTGCTGCAAAACCCCGGCCGGGTGCTGTCCAGCGAGCAGCTCAAGGATTGCGTGTACGGCTTCAGCGATGAAGTCGAAAGCAACGCCCTGAACGTGCACATCCACCACCTGAGGCGCAAGCTCGGCAACAGCATCGTCGAGACCGTGCGCGGCCTGGGCTACCGCCTTGGGCCGGCGCAAGCGCCGGAGGAAGCGGCATCATGA